In Cryptococcus tetragattii IND107 chromosome 5, whole genome shotgun sequence, one genomic interval encodes:
- a CDS encoding ATP-dependent RNA helicase DBP3 codes for MSAEELAASPKLSKEDKKARKEAKKLKKAEKAAKEASVQEGVAAEEVKEEVEKTEKKEKKEKKDKKDKKDKKRKEVDQEEDESRATSVTVTEEPPKKKKKSKDTESSETPISAATPSESETPALSKKQQKKLAKASAAAAATSSAAAIPAPTVPTTFTAEHNSFLTSNNITLTPSIFPPLLSIRDLPINSKLQPFLNKFEKPTPIQACSWPALLRKKDVVGIAETGSGKTLAFGVPGINLLSQLPPVTGSKKGRGQVPGQIQMLVLAPTRELAQQSHEHLSAFGEQVGLKSVCIFGGVGKDGQAKELSQREARVVVGTPGRTLDLADSGELDLSSVSYLVLDEADRMLDAGFENDIRRIIAHTPGHKEGRQTVMFSATWPESVRRLASTFLNDPLRITVGSDELSANKRIEQVVEVLDNPRDKDFRLTHHLRAHLKAHPNSKASPTRILVFALYKKEAQRLEYTIRRAGYAVGALHGDMTQEARFKALEAFKTGQQNVLVATDVAARGLDIPDVGLVINVTFPLTTEDFVHRCGRTGRAGKTGKAVTFFTGENHEKSLAGEFMRVLRDVGAEIPKEMDRFPTTIKKKEHGSYGAFYKDTTNAPAPTKITFD; via the exons ATGTCTGCCGAAGAGCTCGCTGCCAGCCCCAAGTTAAGTAAGGAAGATAAAAAGGCTCGTAAGGAGGCaaagaagctcaagaaggCAGAGAAGGCTGCCAAGGAGGCTTCCGTCCAGGAAGGTGTTGCGGCtgaggaagtgaaggaggaggtcgaaaagacggagaagaaggagaagaaagagaagaaggacaaaaaggacaagaaggataagaagagaaaggaggtcgatcaggaagaggatgagagcCGCGCCACCTCTGTTACCGTTACCGAAGAGCctcccaagaagaagaagaagtccAAGGACACCGAGTCTTCCGAGACGCCTATCTCTGCCGCGACTCCTAGCGAGTCTGAAACCCCCGCTTTGTCTAAGAAACAGCAAAAGAAGCTTGCCAAGGCCtctgccgccgccgccgccaccTCATCTGCCGCTGCCATCCCTGCCCCTACCGTCCCCACCACTTTCACCGCGGAACAcaactccttcctcacctcAAACAACATCACCCTCACCCCTTCcattttccctcctcttctctccatccgcGATCTGCCAATCAACTCCAAACTTCAACCTTTCCTTAACAAATTCGAGAAACCAACCCCTATCCAAGCATGTTCATGGCCTGCATTGTTGCGTAAGAAGGATGTGGTCGGTATCGCTGAGACTGGATCGGGTAAGACCTTGGCGTTTGGTGTCCCTGGGatcaacctcctctcccagcTGCCGCCTGTGACGGGCTCtaagaagggaagaggtcaagTGCCAGGACAGATCCAGATGCTCGTTCTCGCCCCGACGAGAGAGTTGGCGCAACAATCGCACGAGCACCTTTCGGCCTTTGGGGAGCAAGTGGGGTTGAAGAGTGTCTGTATCTTTGGTGGTGTGGGGAAGGACGGGCAGGCGAAAGAGTTGAGTCAGAGAGAGGCGAGGGTGGTCGTTGGGACTCCGGGGAGGACTTTGGATCTTGCTGATTCCGGAGAGCTGGACCTTTCCAG TGTGTCGTACCTTGTGTTGGACGAAGCCGACAGGATGCTTGATGCTGGTTTCGAGAATGACATCCGCCGAATTATTGCACACACCCCTGGCCACAAGGAAGGTAGACAAACTGTCATGT TCTCCGCTACCTGGCCCGAGAGCGTGAGGCGACTTGCGAGCACTTTTTTGAATGACCCTTTGCGTATTACTGTCGGCAGTGATGAGCTTTCTGCGAACAAGAGGATCGAACAGGTCGTCGAGGTTCTTGACAATCCTCGTGACAAGGA CTTCCGACTTACCCACCATCTCAGAGCCCACCTTAAAGCTCATCCCAACTCCAAAGCCTCGCCCACCCGTATTCTTGTCTTTGCCCTgtacaaaaaagaagctcaGCGGCTTGAATACACCATTCGCCGAGCCGGCTACGCCGTCGGCGCTCTCCATGGCGATATGACCCAAGAAGCCCGATTCAAAGCTCTTGAAGCGTTCAAGACTGGCCAGCAAAACGTCTTGGTCGCAACTGACGTCGCGGCGCGAGGTTTGGATATCCCTGATGTCGGGTTGGTCATTAATGTGACTTTCCCCTTGACGACAGAGGACTTTGTGCATAGATGTGGACGTACGGGTCGAGCGGGCAAGACCGGCAAGGCAGTGACGTTCTTCACGGGTGAGAACCATGAGAAATCTTTGGCGGGTGAGTTTATGAGGGTGTTGAGGGATGTCGGTGCGGAGATCCCCAAGGAGATGGACAGATTCCCTACTaccatcaagaagaagg AACATGGATCATACGGTGCTTTCTACAAGGACACCACGAATGCTCCTGCGCCTACCAAGATTACTTTTGACTAA
- a CDS encoding 3,4-dihydroxy-2-butanone-4-phosphate synthase — protein MSRPSQVSNPPTTPPIPFQFDPVPDAIEAIKRGEFVVVMDDESRENEGDVVCAASAVTTEGMAWMIKWTSGYICLSLPPSRLKALQLPPSLPPSGVSQDPKGTAYHLTVDSAPGRHPVSTGISAHDRAYTARLLADPKSDESDFTRPGHMVTLRYAVGGVRKRRGHTECATDLCYLAGLPPAGLLCELVNPYDPAGSMARRDDCWRFAKEWGLKIISVEGLAEYVLKEGKQLVPEAEAEA, from the exons ATGTCTCGTCCTTCCCAAGTATCCAACCCGCCCACTACCCCGCCTATTCCCTTCCAGTTCGACCCTGTACCCGATGCTATCGAAGCTATCAAACGCGGAGAGTTTGTAGTCGTCATGGACGATGAAAGCCGTGAAAACGAGGGAGACGTCGTTTGTGCCGCTTCAGCTGTCACTACAGAAGGTATGGCATGGATGATCAAATGGACAAG CGGCTACATCtgcctctctcttcctccctctcgACTGAAAGCACTCCAACTCCCgccatcccttcctccttccggTGTATCCCAAGACCCCAAGGGAACAGCGTACCACCTCACAGTCGACTCGGCGCCTGGACGTCATCCCGTTTCCACCGGTATCTCCGCCCACGATCGAGCGTACACCGCCCGCTTGCTCGCGGATCCCAAGAGCGATGAGAGCGATTTTACAAGGCCGGGGCATATGGTGACATTGAGATACGCGGTAGGCggggtgaggaagaggagggggcATACAGAGTGTGCGACAG ATCTCTGCTATCTCGCAGGTCTCCCACCTGCTGGCCTCTTATGTGAACTCGTCAACCCGTACGACCCTGCGGGATCCATGGCAAGACGAGATGATTGCTGGCGGTTTGCAAAGGAATGGGGATTGAAGATTATCAGTGTGGAAGGGTTGGCAGAGTATGTGTTAAAGGAGGGTAAGCAGCTGGTGCCCGAGGCTGAGGCGGAAGCATAA
- a CDS encoding mitogen-activated protein kinase CPK1 — translation MTIDQSQISFNVPSTYKLEEIVGEGAYGLVVAGTHLPSGTRVAIKRITPFDHTMFCQRTLREIKLLRHFHHENIISILDLIQPESYEMFNEVYLVQELMETDLHRVIRSQELSDDHCQYFVYQTLRGLKALHSADVLHRDLKPSNLLLNANCDLKICDFGLARSSAKPPPGTSDGGQGFMTEYVATRWYRAPEVMLSFQEYTKAIDLWSVGCILAEMINGKPLFPGRDYHHQLSLILQVLGTPTMDDFNEITSQRSKDYLRALEFTRRQDFSAICPKAMPAAVNLLKRTLTFSPSKRITVEEALTHPYVEAYHDPQDEPNAEPLKPGFFDFEFHQEKLSRDQWKRMIYDEVQDPVPTILSQWTANH, via the exons ATGACAATCGACCAAAGTCAAATCAGCTTCAATGTTCCTTCTACTTATAAGCTCGAAGAGATCGTAGGGGAAGGTGCCTATGGTCTTGTTGT AGCTGGTacccatcttccctctggGACTCGAGTTGCTATCAAGCGTATTACGCCATTTGACCATACTATGTTTTGTCAGCGAACATTGAGAGAGATCAAGCTCCTTAGACATTTTCA TCATGAAAatatcatctccatcctcgaCCTGATTCAGCCCGAAAGTTATGAGATGTTCAACGAAGTCTATCTCGTCCAG GAACTTATGGAGACTGATTT GCACCGAGTGATCAGAAGTCAGGAATTATCAGACGACCACTGCCAATACTTTGTCTATCAA ACTCTACGTGGTTTGAAAGCCCTCCATTCTGCCGACGTCCTTCACCGTGATCTCAAGCCTTCAAACCTTCTGTTAAACGCCAACTGCGATCTTAAA ATCTGCGATTTTGGTCTTGCCCGATCATCTGCCAAGCCTCCACCTGGCACATCAGACGGAGGACAGGGATTCATGACGGAATATGTCGCTACGAGGTGGTATAGAGCGCCCGAAGTCATGCTGT CGTTCCAAGAATATACCAAGGCTATCGATTTGTGGAGTGTGGGATGCATCCTTGCTGAAATGA TCAATGGAAAGCCCTTATTCCCTGGGAGAGATTACCACCACC AATTATCTTTGATCTTACAAGTCCTCGGTACCCCTACT ATGGACGACTTCAACGAGATTACCTCCCAACGATCAAAAGATTACCTC CGAGCGCTAGAGTTTACCCGTCGTCAAGACTTTTCGGCCATCTGCCCTAAAGCAATGCCTGCAGCTGTCAATCTTTTAAAACGAACCCTCAC TTTTTCACCATCCAAGAGGATCACAGTCGAAGAAGCGTTGACTCACCCTTATGTCGAG GCTTATCATGATCCCCAAGACGAGCCTAATGCCGAACCCCTCAAGCCTGGAttctttgactttgagTTCCATCAGGAGAAATTGAGTAGAGATCAATGGAAGC GAATGATTTACGATGAGGTGCAAGATCCTGTACCaaccatcctctctcaatGGACGGCAAACCATTAA